From the Homo sapiens chromosome 1, GRCh38.p14 Primary Assembly genome, one window contains:
- the LCE1D gene encoding late cornified envelope protein 1D, with translation MSCQQSQQQCQPPPKCTPKCTPKCPAPKCPPKCPPVSSCCSVSSGGCCGSSSGGGCGSNSGGCCSSGGGGCCLSHHRRHRSHRRRPQSSDCCSQPSGGSSCCGGGSSQHSGGCC, from the coding sequence ATGTCCTGCCAGCAGAGCCAGCAGCAGTGCCAGCCCCCTCCCAAGTGCACTCCCAAGTGCACTCCCAAGTGCCCCGCCCCTAAATGTCCCCCTAAGTGCCCTCCAGTCTCTTCCTGCTGCAGTGTCAGCTCCGGAGGCTGCTGTGGCTCCAGCTCTGGGGGCGGCTGTGGCTCCAACTCTGGGGGCTGCTGCAGCTCTGGGGGTGGTGGCTGCTGCCTGAGCCACCACAGGCGCCACAGGTCCCACCGTCGCAGACCCCAGAGCTCTGACTGCTGCAGCCAGCCCTCGGGGGGCTCCAGCTGCTGCGGtgggggcagcagccagcactctGGAGGCTGCTGCTGA